In one Cystobacter fuscus DSM 2262 genomic region, the following are encoded:
- the popC gene encoding subtilisin-like protease PopC: protein MKSYLLVPKESIETHAKPGVRGTEQGERVLQRTTALQFMMSGRAPDMLRDLGLRSATLPGRLPQVSVPVARKKTPAGKRGRKANEVSVAASDGPVMELASASEVGTYRHMPLIGATMAHFVSEKAERIAREELGADFEFIPDTVHLTFPGPVAAGQIGPRNRGLSSLVNREWPEESGIASAHAQGIKGAGVMLGILDTGVDADHPEHQDRLIQFRYVSLFPNSPQNPARDVRGFDPDGHGTHVAGIAAGSFHGVAPEVDLYVASVIESETIRTSLGRVAAGMEWLLHQFSRPENAMRPAVVNMSLGFPVQPPPGVSDMEYRLNIRALQTLVRRLVDSNVLPVVAAGNGGAGTAGYPAAFPEALAVGAVDFARRVASFSASGVVNQRSVPDVMGYGVNVYSSTERRCNNQAFYERMSGTSMAAPYVAGLAALYRCRSPDLTALEVRDLILANVLKLPKTAEGRAGRGLAVYK, encoded by the coding sequence ATGAAGTCCTATCTGCTGGTGCCGAAGGAGTCGATTGAAACCCACGCCAAGCCCGGCGTGCGGGGCACGGAGCAGGGAGAGCGCGTGTTGCAGCGCACCACCGCCCTTCAGTTCATGATGAGCGGGCGGGCGCCGGACATGCTGCGGGACCTCGGCTTGCGCTCCGCCACGCTGCCCGGACGCCTGCCGCAGGTGAGCGTGCCCGTCGCGAGGAAGAAGACGCCGGCGGGCAAGCGGGGCCGCAAGGCCAACGAGGTGAGCGTCGCGGCCAGCGATGGTCCGGTGATGGAACTGGCGTCCGCCTCGGAGGTGGGCACCTACCGCCACATGCCGCTCATCGGCGCCACCATGGCCCACTTCGTGTCGGAGAAGGCCGAGCGCATCGCGCGCGAGGAGCTCGGGGCCGACTTCGAGTTCATCCCCGACACCGTGCACCTGACCTTCCCGGGGCCGGTGGCCGCGGGCCAGATTGGTCCGCGCAACCGGGGCCTGTCCTCGCTCGTCAACCGCGAGTGGCCCGAGGAGAGCGGCATCGCCTCCGCCCATGCCCAGGGCATCAAGGGCGCGGGCGTGATGCTCGGCATCCTCGACACCGGCGTGGACGCGGACCATCCCGAGCACCAGGACCGCCTCATCCAGTTCCGCTACGTCTCGCTCTTTCCCAACTCGCCGCAGAACCCCGCGCGCGACGTGCGCGGCTTCGATCCGGACGGCCACGGCACTCACGTGGCCGGCATCGCCGCGGGCTCCTTCCACGGTGTCGCCCCGGAGGTGGACCTCTACGTCGCCTCGGTCATCGAATCGGAGACCATCCGCACGAGTCTCGGGCGCGTGGCCGCCGGCATGGAGTGGCTGCTGCACCAGTTCTCCCGTCCGGAGAACGCCATGCGCCCGGCCGTGGTGAACATGTCCCTGGGCTTCCCGGTGCAGCCGCCGCCGGGCGTCAGCGACATGGAGTACCGCCTGAACATCCGCGCCCTGCAGACCCTGGTGCGCCGCTTGGTGGACTCCAACGTCCTGCCCGTGGTGGCCGCCGGCAATGGAGGCGCTGGCACGGCTGGCTACCCTGCGGCCTTCCCAGAGGCCCTCGCCGTGGGCGCGGTGGACTTCGCGCGCCGCGTGGCCAGTTTCTCGGCCAGTGGTGTCGTGAATCAGCGCTCTGTTCCCGATGTGATGGGTTATGGGGTGAATGTCTACTCGAGCACAGAACGAAGGTGTAACAACCAGGCGTTCTATGAACGAATGAGCGGAACCAGCATGGCAGCCCCTTACGTCGCCGGTCTGGCGGCGCTATATCGCTGCCGGTCCCCGGACTTGACGGCGCTCGAGGTCAGGGATTTGATTCTCGCCAACGTGCTGAAGCTGCCCAAGACCGCCGAGGGACGCGCGGGTAGGGGTCTGGCGGTTTACAAGTAG
- a CDS encoding rhodanese-like domain-containing protein, with protein MTPKELSEKARELVGQGWVLLDVRTPEEYRQGHPEPARNIPVQELPQRLAEVGPPGTRVVVYCQSGGRSARAVEILRAAGYPDLFDLRSVSNW; from the coding sequence ATGACGCCGAAAGAGCTGTCCGAGAAGGCCCGGGAGCTGGTGGGCCAGGGGTGGGTGTTGCTGGACGTGCGCACGCCGGAGGAGTACCGCCAGGGGCACCCGGAGCCCGCGCGCAACATCCCAGTGCAGGAGCTGCCGCAGCGCCTCGCCGAGGTGGGGCCGCCGGGCACGCGGGTGGTGGTGTACTGCCAGTCGGGAGGCCGCAGCGCGCGCGCGGTGGAGATTCTGCGCGCGGCGGGCTACCCGGACCTGTTCGATCTGCGCTCGGTGAGCAACTGGTAG
- a CDS encoding sensor histidine kinase translates to MSSSTEPGLATEPARTPSLPITWPAALFGLMFGVAMTYAPYEFHATSFRPLYPYVRPLGMAYLVSSIVLMATMLYPLAPRWLDVLGRVGFGAVTALYWWVLNVRTGGLTGAVLYPLLLTGVALEASPRWRKREVLRSIVALIALAFGVIMLVAHQRFPSVFYAALSPLLVPMGLVFLACGVGLLAPPITRRYPRLPRLLFALLAVDFCLLAWGFGRIGSGPAASIYVILTLACIAASTGFRPRAPRTVGFKLLRGLAFAGVVPLLALGGFAAWLAQNAIERQVRDDTLRAAAGEADFLVRYLDDSRESLQLMLEAPGFRSAFASRDRQLLELYLRNLPAQARAFDAAIAVDKDGLGMAASYGKEDLGTFAHRDFYAGVLSTNAPYVSRPYVSQLGLPHVAVALPFKQDGKVEGLLVGLLSLERLSAAVTPAAQRFRVQVLDRRGLLLLRDTQAGAPLLSVAQLPEALRLHLSNSDEGVVETFGQDNQRILLAADAPVPGTEWSVVVAQDMGVAYRAITRTSVAFILMLALGVLLMLGLSQFVARDIIRRLDTLHSATAAIARGELSQRVPVGEDDELGELCRGFNEMALRTELAQGELREAVRLREEFLSVASHELRTPLTPLKGFAALTLSRVEKGGDFPERERTLKALRSMARQTDRLTRLVDDLLDTSRIQAGRFELECAPVDLVPLVREVIERFELRGTEGLRFFFDSPEEPVEGVWDGPRLEQVVTNLLSNAVRYSPHGGTVRASFHFTPEWVELRVRDEGIGIPPESLAQLFQPFARASNATARHYGGLGLGLFICREIVQRHGGTIWAESPGAQQGSCFHVRLPRQVPAALPLPSAAAS, encoded by the coding sequence ATGAGCTCGTCCACCGAGCCGGGCCTGGCGACCGAGCCCGCGCGCACGCCATCCCTGCCCATCACCTGGCCCGCCGCCCTCTTCGGGCTCATGTTCGGCGTGGCGATGACGTACGCGCCCTACGAGTTCCACGCGACGTCGTTCCGCCCGCTCTACCCCTACGTGCGCCCCCTGGGCATGGCCTACCTCGTCAGCAGCATCGTGCTGATGGCCACCATGCTCTACCCGCTCGCGCCGCGCTGGCTGGACGTGCTCGGGCGCGTGGGCTTCGGCGCCGTCACGGCGCTCTACTGGTGGGTGCTCAACGTGCGCACCGGCGGGCTCACCGGCGCCGTGCTCTACCCGCTCCTGCTCACCGGCGTGGCCCTGGAGGCGAGCCCCCGCTGGCGCAAGCGCGAGGTGCTGCGCAGCATCGTCGCCCTCATCGCGCTCGCCTTCGGCGTCATCATGCTGGTGGCCCACCAGCGCTTCCCCTCCGTCTTCTACGCCGCGCTCTCGCCCCTGCTCGTGCCCATGGGGCTCGTCTTCCTGGCGTGTGGCGTGGGCCTGCTCGCGCCCCCCATCACCCGGCGCTACCCCCGCCTGCCCCGGCTGCTCTTCGCCCTGCTCGCGGTGGACTTCTGTCTGCTCGCCTGGGGCTTTGGCCGCATCGGTTCGGGGCCCGCCGCCAGCATCTACGTCATCCTCACCCTGGCCTGCATCGCCGCCTCCACCGGCTTCCGCCCCCGCGCGCCCCGCACCGTGGGCTTCAAGCTCTTGCGCGGCCTGGCCTTCGCCGGCGTGGTGCCGCTGCTCGCCCTGGGCGGCTTCGCGGCCTGGCTCGCCCAGAACGCCATCGAGCGCCAGGTGCGCGACGACACCCTGCGCGCCGCCGCGGGCGAGGCGGACTTCCTCGTGCGCTACCTCGACGACTCGCGCGAGTCGCTCCAGCTCATGCTGGAAGCGCCCGGCTTCCGCTCCGCCTTCGCCTCGCGCGACCGGCAGCTGCTCGAGCTGTACCTGCGCAACCTCCCCGCCCAGGCGCGCGCCTTCGACGCCGCCATCGCCGTGGACAAGGACGGGCTGGGCATGGCCGCCTCCTACGGCAAGGAGGACCTGGGCACCTTCGCCCACCGCGACTTCTACGCCGGGGTGCTCAGCACCAACGCCCCCTACGTGTCACGCCCCTACGTCAGCCAGCTCGGCCTGCCCCACGTCGCCGTGGCGCTGCCCTTCAAGCAGGACGGCAAGGTGGAGGGCCTGCTCGTGGGTCTGCTCTCCCTGGAGCGCCTGAGCGCCGCGGTCACCCCCGCCGCCCAGCGCTTCCGCGTGCAGGTGCTCGACCGGCGCGGCCTGCTGCTGCTGCGCGACACCCAGGCGGGGGCCCCGCTCTTGAGCGTGGCGCAGCTGCCCGAGGCCCTGCGCCTGCACCTGTCCAACAGCGACGAGGGCGTGGTGGAGACGTTCGGCCAGGACAACCAGCGCATCCTCCTGGCCGCGGACGCGCCCGTGCCCGGCACCGAGTGGAGCGTCGTGGTGGCCCAGGACATGGGCGTGGCCTACCGCGCCATCACCCGCACGAGCGTGGCCTTCATCCTCATGCTCGCGCTCGGCGTGCTGCTCATGCTCGGCCTGTCCCAGTTCGTCGCGCGCGACATCATCCGCCGCCTGGACACCCTGCACTCGGCCACCGCCGCCATCGCCCGCGGGGAGCTCAGCCAGCGCGTGCCCGTGGGCGAGGACGACGAGCTGGGCGAGCTGTGCCGGGGCTTCAACGAGATGGCGCTGCGCACCGAGCTCGCCCAGGGCGAGCTGCGCGAGGCGGTGCGCCTGCGCGAGGAGTTCCTCTCCGTGGCCAGCCACGAGCTGCGCACCCCCCTCACCCCCCTCAAGGGCTTCGCCGCGCTCACGCTCAGCCGCGTGGAGAAGGGCGGCGACTTCCCCGAGCGCGAGCGCACCCTCAAGGCCCTGCGCTCCATGGCCCGGCAGACCGATCGGCTCACCCGCCTGGTGGATGACCTGCTCGACACGTCCCGCATCCAGGCGGGCCGCTTCGAGCTGGAGTGCGCCCCGGTGGACCTGGTGCCGCTGGTGCGCGAGGTCATCGAGCGCTTCGAGCTGCGCGGCACCGAGGGCCTGCGCTTCTTCTTCGACTCACCCGAGGAGCCCGTGGAGGGCGTGTGGGATGGCCCCCGCCTGGAGCAGGTGGTGACCAACCTCTTGTCCAACGCCGTGCGCTACTCCCCCCACGGCGGCACCGTGCGCGCCAGCTTCCACTTCACCCCCGAGTGGGTGGAGCTGCGCGTGCGCGACGAGGGCATCGGCATCCCCCCCGAGAGCCTCGCCCAGCTCTTCCAGCCCTTCGCCCGCGCCTCCAACGCCACCGCGCGCCACTACGGCGGCCTCGGGCTCGGCCTCTTCATCTGCCGTGAAATCGTCCAGCGTCACGGTGGCACCATCTGGGCCGAGAGCCCTGGCGCCCAGCAGGGCAGCTGCTTCCACGTGCGCCTGCCCCGCCAGGTTCCCGCCGCCCTCCCCCTTCCTTCCGCCGCAGCCAGCTAG
- a CDS encoding prolipoprotein diacylglyceryl transferase, with amino-acid sequence MIPYLYVPPLKLGPLTIEPFGIFVAMGIFLAARLLDSQARRERLDATPLLDYAPWGVGVGIVTGHLLHLFAYHPEELSKSPFQIFKVWDGLSSFGGLVGGILAAVVFFRVRKLRFRDYADTFALAVAPGWAVARLGCFAVHDHPGARTDFFLAVDFPERFYGGPRHDLGLYDAAYLFALTALLWALRNTPAMKGKLLPLLSLLYAFGRFFFDSLRATDLSYVDARYFGLTPAQFGCFGLVLFGLWGLATWKSSAPGPRAASGPPGDAQPQTR; translated from the coding sequence GTGATTCCCTACCTGTACGTTCCCCCCCTCAAGCTCGGTCCCCTCACCATCGAGCCCTTCGGCATCTTCGTGGCGATGGGCATCTTCCTCGCCGCCCGATTGCTGGACAGTCAGGCCAGGCGGGAGCGGCTCGACGCCACCCCGCTGCTCGACTACGCGCCCTGGGGCGTGGGCGTGGGCATCGTCACCGGCCACCTGCTCCACCTCTTCGCCTACCACCCCGAGGAGCTCTCCAAGAGCCCCTTCCAGATCTTCAAGGTGTGGGACGGCCTGTCCTCCTTCGGAGGGCTCGTCGGTGGCATCCTCGCCGCCGTCGTCTTCTTCCGGGTGCGCAAGCTGCGCTTCCGCGACTACGCGGACACCTTCGCCCTGGCCGTGGCGCCCGGCTGGGCCGTGGCACGGCTCGGCTGCTTCGCCGTGCATGACCACCCCGGCGCGCGCACCGACTTCTTCCTCGCGGTGGACTTCCCCGAGCGCTTCTACGGCGGCCCCCGCCATGACCTCGGCCTCTATGACGCCGCCTACCTCTTCGCCCTCACCGCGCTCTTGTGGGCCCTGCGCAACACCCCCGCCATGAAGGGCAAGCTCTTGCCCCTGCTCTCCCTGCTCTACGCCTTCGGCCGCTTCTTCTTCGACAGCCTGCGCGCCACCGACCTGTCCTATGTGGACGCGCGCTACTTCGGCCTCACCCCGGCCCAGTTCGGCTGCTTCGGGCTCGTCCTCTTCGGCCTGTGGGGCCTGGCCACGTGGAAGTCCTCCGCGCCCGGGCCCCGGGCCGCGTCCGGACCGCCCGGCGACGCCCAGCCCCAGACCCGCTAG
- a CDS encoding GreA/GreB family elongation factor: MPLLDKNALLAQLVDRLHQSDRLAHRAEADAREAARSLATESEKKEDGRAAIEYGSLATGQAQRARRVHEELQALADLQKTGLPRQPPKGPVALGAIVDMSTEDEEGFAERTFFLLPVGAGTELTGPDGDGFLSVITPSSPVGRALMGRRPGDIIEVTLAGEVREWTVLEIA, from the coding sequence ATGCCACTGCTGGACAAGAACGCCCTGCTCGCCCAACTCGTCGACCGGCTCCACCAGAGCGACCGGCTCGCCCACCGCGCCGAGGCCGACGCGCGCGAGGCCGCCCGCTCGCTCGCCACCGAGTCCGAGAAGAAGGAAGACGGCCGCGCCGCCATCGAATACGGCAGCCTCGCCACGGGCCAGGCCCAACGCGCCCGCCGCGTCCACGAGGAGCTCCAGGCGCTCGCCGACCTCCAGAAGACGGGCCTGCCGCGCCAGCCGCCCAAGGGCCCCGTCGCCCTGGGCGCCATCGTCGACATGTCCACCGAGGACGAAGAGGGCTTCGCCGAGCGCACCTTCTTCCTCCTGCCCGTGGGCGCCGGCACCGAGCTGACGGGGCCCGACGGCGATGGCTTCCTCTCCGTCATCACCCCCTCCTCTCCCGTGGGCCGCGCCCTGATGGGACGTCGGCCAGGTGACATCATCGAGGTCACCCTCGCCGGCGAGGTCCGCGAGTGGACGGTCCTCGAGATCGCCTGA